ATGTAGAGTGCTGTGTGGCTGTTCGTAACGCTTAATGCCAATCGTCTTTTCCACTGGAAGTACAAATGCAATGCCATTACCCGGCTCATTGAGTCGGGTGTCTTCTTCTATGGCTGCGAGTACATCGTCGACGCGGCGACGATCAATCAATGTAAGCACCAGTTCTTTTTCTGGTTCAATGGCGATAGAAAAAAGCTTTCCCTGTTCGTGAATGCCGGTGCCGCGTCCGTAGATAATAGTTCCACCTTCAGCCCCAGCACGTTTTGTTGCGTCGACGACAACTTCCGAATTTCCTTTATTCACGACGGTAATAATGAGCTCATGTTGAATCTTATCCATGTCTTCTCCTTCGTTTCCCCGAATAGAACAAACTTGTTGTAAGTGAGCGATGCCGATAACCTGATTTATATTAAGAGCAAAGGCGATTCCGTTTCCCTGTTCGGTGAGCTTGCCAGCGCGTGCCACGGCTTCGAGCATGCCATCAAGCTTATCATCGGGAATCAAGGTGAAAATGATTTCCTTTTCTGGTTCCACACAAAAACCAAAAAATGATTTGGGGGTAATGCCGGTTCCTTTGCCTGGTAGGATAGTGCCTCCCTCAGCGCCAGCCGCTTTGGTTGCTTTGACGATAGTGGACGCGGCACCTTTTTTTACAATTGTAACCAACAATTTGTGAGTAATCATGGCTGCTTTCTCCCTTGTTGTTCTCCCCGCTGGTACAGCAGGCCAAGAATGAGTACCGACAGGATTGGTGCAAGTGCCACCAATGTGATCATACCAAAACCATCGACGAGCGGATCGCGTCCTTCAATAACACTCGCCGCGCCGACTGAAATGGCCATGATAAACGTCACTGTCATTGGTCCAGTTGCTACTCCGCCGGAATCAAACGCTATCGCCGCAAAAGTTTTTGTGGAATAGCGAATCATGATAAGTGCTGCTAAGTAACCTGGGATAATAATATACCAAAGAGGTATGCCAAGCAGCATCCGCGCCATTGAGACGGCTATTGAGACAGCAACGCCGAGTGAAAGGGTATACAGCATGACCTTTCGAGGAATGTAGCCGCTCGAAACTTTTTCGACTTCAAGATTTAAAATCCGTACGGCTGGTTCAGCATAGGTGGCAACAAAACCTAAGATGAAGCCAACTGGAATGAGCACCCAGCGATACGGGAGATTGCCCATGATGCCGCCCATCGCTTCACCAGCAGGAAAGAAGCCGACATGCACCCCTTGCAAGAAAAGCGAAAGACCGATGAAGGTCAGGAAGATCCCCTTAAAAATATCGACCAGCTTGCGTTGTGGCAAGTGGAGAAAGAATATTTGAAAAATAATAAAAAGAATAATCAGCGGGATGAGCGCGAGGCTCACCTCAGTGAGGACATGTGAAAACCCTTCGAACACTTTAATGTCGTTCATCCGTATATTACTCCTAAAGCCATGACGGCGAGGATTGGTCCGATAGAGGCGAGAGCGACCAGCCCGAACCCATCAGTTGATGCTGATTTGCCACGTAGAACCGAGGCTACCCCGACGCCAAGTGCCAAGATGAAGGGGACGGTCATTGGCCCCGTAGTGACTCCGCCGGCATCGAATGAAAGGGGGACAAAGTACGCTGGTGTAAAAGCTGCGAGGCCAAACACCAACGCATATCCCCCAACGAGTAAATACGTAATCGAAAAATTCAGAATAATGCGCAGCATGGCGAACCCGACAAAAATAGCAACACCGAGTGCAACCGTGTAGACGAGAAGGTTCTTGCTGATCTCGCCTCCTGACACCATATCGACTTGCATGGCTAAAACGCGTACATCCGGTTCGGCAACGGTAACAACAAAGCCAAGAATAAAGCCAAAAAATATAACCAGCCACGGCTTGCCCGTGCGCGGCAACGCTGAACCTATCATCTCTCCAACAGGGAGAAGGCCGACCTGCACGCCAATAAGAAAAAGCATCAAGCCAATAGTGACCATGGCGAGGCCAATTAAAAATTGTGCAAAAACCGCAAAAGGGAGCCAGATTATGGTAAACTGAAGTATGAATACGACGATCGTTATTGGAAGGATGGCATACAGAACTTCGCGAACGGTTTCTCGAATATCGTGCATAGCAAAAAGTGCCTTTCTTTCTGATGCTATTGAAATAGGCGGATTGCAGGTCACTACAGTATCAGAATCAAGAGCGTTTCTCTACGTAGTTTATTTCCCCTTGACTTGGCGAAAATCTTTGTGCTAGCTTTCTACGGTTTTTTGAACGCACATATTCAAATTTTAACGATTATAAATGGAGGTGTTTCTTGCAAGCGGTTATAAAAACTTGCGGAAAGCAGTATTGTGTTTCTGAAGGCCAAGTGCTCGCTGTTAGCAGCTTGGAAGGTAATGTAGGCGAAGAGATTGGCATTAACGAAGTCTTGATGATTTCTGGCGAAAAAACAGTCGTTGGTACTCCGGTAGTCAGTGGCGCGAAAGTGACAGCAGAAATTCTGGCTCAGTTCAGAGGGAAGAAAATCATCGTCTTCAAATCAAAGCGTCGTAAGGGTTACAAGAAGAGAAACGGTCACCGTCAAGATTTGACGAAAATTAAAATTACCAAGATAGAATGCTAGGAGTCTGAACCGATGGCACACAAGAAAGCAGGCGGGAGTACCCGGAACGGTCGCGACTCCCAATCAAAAAGACTTGGCGTCAAGAAGTTTTCTGGCGAAACAGTATTAGCCGGTAATATTCTCGTTCGTCAGCGCGGAACAAAATTCTACCCTGGTGAGAACGTAGGAATTGGCAGAGATCACACCCTTTTTGCTACGGCAACAGGGCAGGTGGTTTTCGCTGAAAAACGTGGCGGAAAACGTTATATTAGCATTAACGTCGCTGCTGAATAGTTCGCACCAACATTTGAGTTTGATCGACTTATAAAGGGCATCCAATGCGGGTGCTCTTTTTTATTCATGCGTTATCAAGCCGGCGGTGCCGGTTGTGGGTTGAACGATAGATTGGAAGAGTATGTTTGTTGATAGTGTAACCATTTCCGTTGCTGCTGGAAATGGCGGGAATGGTTGTTTGAGTTTTCGGCGTGAAAAGTATGTTCCTCTTGGTGGACCAGATGGCGGCAACGGTGGTAAAGGCGGGAATATAATCCTTGAAGCCGACGAAAACCTCCATACGCTGCTCGATTTTCGGTATATGCGCCATTATCGTGCGGATCGTGGCGTGCACGGAAAAGGTTCCGATATGACGGGGCGCTCTGGTGAGGATAAGGTGCTGCGCGTTCCGGTTGGAACTATTGTTAAAGATGCGAATACGCAAGAAATTATAGCCGACATGACGCAACACGGTGAGCGCGTGCTCGTCGCCAAGGGGGGCGATGGCGGGCGTGGCAACGCGTGTTTTGCGAGTTCTACCAATAAAGCGCCACGTCGCACAGAGCCAGGTTGGCCGGGCGAAGAGCGGATGATTGCGCTGGAGTTAAAGCTTCTGGCCGATGTCGGTATCGCTGGTTTACCAAATGCCGGAAAGTCGACGCTGATTTCCCGTATCAGCGCGGCGCGTCCTAAAATTGCTGATTATCCCTTCACGACGCTGGTGCCTAACTTGGGCGTGGTCAAGGCGGGTGATTTTGATTCCTTCGTCGTTGCTGATATTCCCGGGTTAATTGAAGGGGCGAGCCATGGGGCTGGCTTAGGCTATCAGTTCTTGCGTCATATTGAACGGACGTCGCTGATTGTGCAGTTGGTTGACCTTGCTTCGTGCGAATACGACCCCGTTGACGCGTTCCGCATTGTCGATACAGAGCTGCGCTTGTATAGCGAGGAGTTGGCAAATCGTGATCGGTTGATTGTGGGGACAAAAATTGATAGTGCTCAGGATCCCGAAGCGCAGTCTGCTTTGGAAGAAGTTGTCCGTGAAAACGGGTTTGACATAATCTTCATTTCCAGTATAACTGGCCAGAATTTAGAATCGCTGGTACGGGCAATGTGGGAAAAAGTCCGTCTGGCAAGGGGTTACAATGGAACCGATTGATTTATTGCATCACATTCACCGTTTAGCTGACGAGAAGCATGCTGAAAACGTGCAAGCGTTTGCGTTAGCCGGTATTTCGTCTTTTGCCGACTATTTCTATATCTGCACGGCTGGCTCCGAACGCCAAGCGATTGCGATTGCCGACCATATTCAGGAAGAGTTAAAAAAGCAATTTCGTGAGATTGCACTCGGCGTTGAAGGGAAAGGGAACTCACAGTGGATTCTGCTCGATTACGGTAGCGTCCTTGTGCACATCTTCCTGCCGGAATTACGTGATTTCTATCGTCTTGAAGCCCTCTGGGCCGAGGCTCCTGAGGTGAAGTTTGAAGTATCGTCTCCTGAGCTTCGGTAAGGTTCGGGATCGGCATTTTCAGGCCTTGATTGAGGACTTTGAAAAACGGATAGGTAGGTTCGTGCCGTTTGAGGCGACGGTGCTGAAAGATGCAAAAATTGCTTCCCATGTTCCGGTTGCGCAGGTGCAAGAAGAAGAGGGGGAGCGGCTCTTAAAAGCAGTGAGTAGTGACACGTCACTGATTCTGTTTGATGAGCAGGGGGATCAGCTTACCAGTAGGCAGTTTGCCGAGTGGATCGGTTCAATGGAGAGCTGGAACCGCGAAATTGCCTTTGCGATTGGTGGGGCTTTGGGGCATGGAACGCTTGTCCGCACTCGTGCAGAGCGTCGTGTCAGTCTGTCACCGCTAACGTTCAACCATTATCTCGCACGGCTTGTAGCACTGGAGCAGCTCTATAGAGCGCTCACTTTATTGCGCGGCATGCCTTATCATAATGATTGATTTTATCGGAGGTATTTATGGCCATTGATATTGAGGCCGCCAAAGAGCGCCTGCTGACTATGAAAGCGACACTGGTAGAGAATATTCGCCTTACAAACGAGCGCAGTAATGAGTTTGGCAAGGATGGCATTCAGGATTCCGCTGACGAAGCCAGTAACGACTATTTGCGCAACATTATGCTTGAAATTAATGAAAAAGACGCAAAAACCCTGCGACTTATCGAACAGGCGCTTGAGCGCATCGCTAAGGGTGAGTACGAGCATTGTCTTGAATGCGGTTGTGCTATAGGTGAAAAGCGTCTCGAATTCCGCCCCTATGCGCGCTATTGCAAAGAGTGCAAGGAAGAGCTGGAAGCAAATAACGAAGTGGACGATATTTAATGGCACGGCGGGCAGCACTCATCATTCTTGATGGTTTTGGATATAGCGAGGCTACGAAAAATAATGCTATTCGTGCTGCTCGTATGCCGTTTTATCGTGCCCTTTGCGCTCACTATCCAGTGACGTTAATCGAAGCCAGTGGGGAAGCTGTCGGGCTTCCTGATGGTCAAATGGGCAACTCCGAAGTGGGGCATCTTAACCTTGGCGCTGGTCGGGTGGTGTATCAGGAGCTTGTTCGCATCAGCAAGTCAATCGCTGAGCGTGATATTGACAGCAATCCTGTGATTTGTGCAGCCTTCGCCCACGTGAAGCAGCGTCACGGGACGTTGCACCTTCCGGGACTTTTATCTGATGGTGGCGTCCATTCACATATTGATCATCTCATCGGTATTATTCACGCAGCACGCCGCATGGGTGTTGAACGCATTGCGGTGCACGCTATTCTTGATGGGCGCGATACTCCGCCGCAAAGTGCGATGCATTACGTTGCGCAGTTGCAAGCGGCGATTGCCAGCCTGGATGGAGTGAAGCTGGCGACGGTTATCGGTCGCTTCTATGCGATGGATCGCGATAAACGATGGGATCGGGTGGCGCGTTGTTATGACCTCTTTACGCAAGGGATTGGTCGTGAGGTGACCGATGTGGTTGCGGCGTTGGCTGCTCAGTATCATGAAGGGATCACGGACGAATTTATTGAGCCTATGCGG
This sequence is a window from Chrysiogenes arsenatis DSM 11915. Protein-coding genes within it:
- a CDS encoding P-II family nitrogen regulator, translated to MITHKLLVTIVKKGAASTIVKATKAAGAEGGTILPGKGTGITPKSFFGFCVEPEKEIIFTLIPDDKLDGMLEAVARAGKLTEQGNGIAFALNINQVIGIAHLQQVCSIRGNEGEDMDKIQHELIITVVNKGNSEVVVDATKRAGAEGGTIIYGRGTGIHEQGKLFSIAIEPEKELVLTLIDRRRVDDVLAAIEEDTRLNEPGNGIAFVLPVEKTIGIKRYEQPHSTLHEPGLNQGSE
- a CDS encoding DUF1538 domain-containing protein; amino-acid sequence: MNDIKVFEGFSHVLTEVSLALIPLIILFIIFQIFFLHLPQRKLVDIFKGIFLTFIGLSLFLQGVHVGFFPAGEAMGGIMGNLPYRWVLIPVGFILGFVATYAEPAVRILNLEVEKVSSGYIPRKVMLYTLSLGVAVSIAVSMARMLLGIPLWYIIIPGYLAALIMIRYSTKTFAAIAFDSGGVATGPMTVTFIMAISVGAASVIEGRDPLVDGFGMITLVALAPILSVLILGLLYQRGEQQGRKQP
- a CDS encoding DUF1538 domain-containing protein — translated: MHDIRETVREVLYAILPITIVVFILQFTIIWLPFAVFAQFLIGLAMVTIGLMLFLIGVQVGLLPVGEMIGSALPRTGKPWLVIFFGFILGFVVTVAEPDVRVLAMQVDMVSGGEISKNLLVYTVALGVAIFVGFAMLRIILNFSITYLLVGGYALVFGLAAFTPAYFVPLSFDAGGVTTGPMTVPFILALGVGVASVLRGKSASTDGFGLVALASIGPILAVMALGVIYG
- the rplU gene encoding 50S ribosomal protein L21, coding for MQAVIKTCGKQYCVSEGQVLAVSSLEGNVGEEIGINEVLMISGEKTVVGTPVVSGAKVTAEILAQFRGKKIIVFKSKRRKGYKKRNGHRQDLTKIKITKIEC
- the rpmA gene encoding 50S ribosomal protein L27, whose amino-acid sequence is MAHKKAGGSTRNGRDSQSKRLGVKKFSGETVLAGNILVRQRGTKFYPGENVGIGRDHTLFATATGQVVFAEKRGGKRYISINVAAE
- the obgE gene encoding GTPase ObgE, producing MFVDSVTISVAAGNGGNGCLSFRREKYVPLGGPDGGNGGKGGNIILEADENLHTLLDFRYMRHYRADRGVHGKGSDMTGRSGEDKVLRVPVGTIVKDANTQEIIADMTQHGERVLVAKGGDGGRGNACFASSTNKAPRRTEPGWPGEERMIALELKLLADVGIAGLPNAGKSTLISRISAARPKIADYPFTTLVPNLGVVKAGDFDSFVVADIPGLIEGASHGAGLGYQFLRHIERTSLIVQLVDLASCEYDPVDAFRIVDTELRLYSEELANRDRLIVGTKIDSAQDPEAQSALEEVVRENGFDIIFISSITGQNLESLVRAMWEKVRLARGYNGTD
- the rsfS gene encoding ribosome silencing factor; this translates as MEPIDLLHHIHRLADEKHAENVQAFALAGISSFADYFYICTAGSERQAIAIADHIQEELKKQFREIALGVEGKGNSQWILLDYGSVLVHIFLPELRDFYRLEALWAEAPEVKFEVSSPELR
- a CDS encoding 23S rRNA (pseudouridine(1915)-N(3))-methyltransferase RlmH; translation: MKYRLLSFGKVRDRHFQALIEDFEKRIGRFVPFEATVLKDAKIASHVPVAQVQEEEGERLLKAVSSDTSLILFDEQGDQLTSRQFAEWIGSMESWNREIAFAIGGALGHGTLVRTRAERRVSLSPLTFNHYLARLVALEQLYRALTLLRGMPYHND
- a CDS encoding TraR/DksA family transcriptional regulator, which gives rise to MAIDIEAAKERLLTMKATLVENIRLTNERSNEFGKDGIQDSADEASNDYLRNIMLEINEKDAKTLRLIEQALERIAKGEYEHCLECGCAIGEKRLEFRPYARYCKECKEELEANNEVDDI